From Hippoglossus stenolepis isolate QCI-W04-F060 chromosome 6, HSTE1.2, whole genome shotgun sequence, a single genomic window includes:
- the itchb gene encoding itchy E3 ubiquitin protein ligase b isoform X1 has product MASGVTKSGTSNGYPMKAQLQIIVLSAKLKENKKNWFGPSPYVEVTVEGQSKKTEKCNNTHSPKWKQPLTVIVTPFSKLSFRVWSHQTLKSDVLLGIATLDISDTLKANDMKISEVVQTLQLCADREQTDVVGDLSVCLDGMTVDPEMFALSEADHHSTSNGESQPNGDHAQRPSRDSSPAVDGVEHRSSPSARRSVSASGSPLVSSGGSKPLRPPRPSRPPPPTPRRPTSSPASSSNGSAPPDGSDAQSGSDTPVRTPASGPSLTPESSPSAGSDRNSTPASSAGATATRPPTTNPPTTNPPTTNPVVTPRVPAVNTGPLPLGWEQRVDPNGRMYFVDHVEKRTTWERPEPLASGWERRVDQMGRVYFVDHITRTTTWQRPTMETVRNYEQWQHQRSQLQGAMQQFNQRFIFGLQDQVTATQNKEFDPLGPLPHGWEKRTDSNGRVYFVHHPTRSTQWEDPRTQGLLNEKPLPEGWEMRFTVDGIPYFVDHNRRSTTYIDPRTGKSSLENGPQITYVRDFKAKVQYFRFWCQQLSMPQHIKITVTRKTLFEDSFQQIMSFNAQDLRRRLWIIFPGEEGLDYGGVAREWFFLLSHEVLNPMYCLFEYAGKDNYCLQINPASYINPDHLKYFKFIGRFIAMALFHGKFIDTGFSLPFYKRILNKPLALKDLESVDPEFYNSLIWIKDNDIEECGLEMFFSVDKEILGEITTHDLKEGGGDMLVTEENKEEYIRLVAEWRLSRGVEEQTQAFFEGFNEVLPQQYLQYFDAKELEVMLCGMQEIDLADWQRNTIYRHYARSSKQIVWFWQFIKEMDNEKRMRLLQFVTGTCRLPVGGYADLMGSNGPQKFCIEKVGKENWLPRSHTCFNRLDLPPYKSYEQLKEKLMFAIEETEGFGQE; this is encoded by the exons ATGGCTAGTGGAGTCACCAAGTCGGGCACTTCCAATGGTTACCCTATGAAGGCACAGCTGCAAATCATTG TGCTATCAGCAAAACTCAAAGAGAACAAGAAAAACTGGTTTGGCCCCAGTCCTTACGTGGAAGTGACAGTCGAAGGCCAGTccaaaaaaactgagaaatgcAACAACACCCACAGCCCCAAATGGAAGCAGCCGCTCACTGT GATTGTGACTCCATTCAGCAAACTGTCATTTCGCGTGTGGAGCCACCAGACCCTGAAGTCAGACGTGTTGCTGGGCATTGCCACGCTGGACATCAGTGACACGCTCAAAGCTAATGACATGAAAA TCTCTGAGGTGGTGCAGACCTTACAGctgtgtgcagacagagaacagacagatgTGGTGGGagatctgtctgtctgcctcgaCGGCATGACCGTTGACCCCGAGATGTTCGCCCTGTCCGAGGCTGACCATCACA gTACATCAAATGGGGAATCACAACCTAACGGGGATCATGCCCAAAG GCCGAGTCGAGACAGCTCTCCAGCTGTGGATGGCGTGGAGCACAGGTCCTCTCCCAGTGCTCGGAGGTCAGTGAGCGCCTCCGGGTCTCCCTTAGTGTCATCAGGGGGCTCAAAGCCTCTACGACCACCCAGGCCCTCTAGACCTCCTCCTCCGACTCCCCGCAGACCCACCTCTTCACCAG CGTCTTCCAGCAACGGCTCTGCACCACCTGATGGTAGTGATGCCCAGTCAGGTTCAGACACACCAGTACGAACACCTGCATCAGGACCCTCATTGACCCCAGAATCCAGTCCATCGGCAGGCTCAGACAGGAACTCCACACCGGCCTCCAGCGCAGGAGCGACAGCAACCAGACCGCCAACCACCAACCCACCAACCACCAACCCGCCAACCACCAACCCAGTGGTCACACCCAGGGTCCCTGCTGTCAATACCGGCCCACTGCCCCTGGG GTGGGAACAGAGGGTGGATCCGAATGGGAGGATGTATTTTGTCGATCATGTGGAAAAGAGAACGACGTGGGAACGCCCTGAACCATTGGCTTCTGG CTGGGAGCGTCGTGTCGACCAGATGGGGCGAGTCTACTTTGTCGACCACATCACAAGAACCACCACGTGGCAGCGCCCCACAATGGAGACGGTGCGGAACTACGAGCAGTGGCAGCACCAGCGCAGCCAGCTGCAGGGTGCCATGCAGCAGTTCAACCAGAGGTTCATCTTCGGG CTACAAGATCAGGTCACAGCCACTCAGAATAAGGAGTTTGATCCTCTTGGGCCTCTGCCGCATGGATGGG agaaGAGAACAGACTCCAATGGCAGAGTTTATTTTGTACATCACCCCACACGCTCAACACAGTGGGAGGACCCACGTACACAGgg GTTGCTCAATGAGAAGCCACTTCCAGAGGGATGGGAGATGAGGTTCACCGTCGATGGCATTCCCTACTTCGTAGACCACAACAGGAGATCCACCACCTACATCGACCCTCGCACTGGAAAGTCCTCACT TGAAAATGGACCTCAGATCACATACGTGCGTGACTTCAAGGCCAAAGTACAGTACTTCAGATTCTGGTGCCAG CAACTGTCAATGCCTCAACACATCAAGATAACAGTAACCAGAAAAACCCTCTTCGAGGACTCCTTCCAGCAG ATTATGAGTTTCAACGCTCAGGATCTACGAAGGAGACTATGGATCATCTTCCCTGGTGAAGAGGGCCTTGATTATGGAGGCGTTGCCAG GGAGTGGTTCTTCCTGTTGTCCCACGAGGTCTTGAACCCCATGTACTGCCTGTTTGAATACGCCGGTAAAGATAACTACTGTCTCCAGATCAACCCCGCCTCCTACATCAACCCTGACCACCTCAAGTATTTCAAGTTCATTGGACGCTTCATCGCCATG GCTCTTTTCCATGGCAAGTTCATCGACACTGGTTTCTCGCTGCCATTTTACAAGCGCATCCTAAACAAGCCATTGGCCCTGAAAGACCTGGAGTCAGTAGACCCTGAGTTCTACAACTCCCTCATTTGGATCAA GGACAACGACATTGAGGAGTGCGGGCTGGAGATGTTCTTCTCTGTTGACAAGGAGATCCTGGGGGAAATCACCACCCATGACCTgaaagaaggaggtggagacatGCTGGTCACAGAGGAGAACAAGGAGGAGTACATCAG GCTGGTAGCAGAGTGGAGGCTGTccagaggagtggaggagcagACACAGGCCTTTTTTGAAGGCTTCAATGAGGTCCTCCCTCAGCAGTACCTGCAGTACTTTGATGCTAAAGAGTTGGAG GTGATGCTGTGTGGCATGCAGGAGATCGACCTCGCAGACTGGCAACGAAACACCATCTACAGACATTACGCTCGCAGTAGCAAACAGATCGTCTGGTTCTGGCAG TTTATCAAGGAGATGGACAATGAGAAGAGAATGAGGCTGCTGCAGTTCGTCACCGGTACCTGTCGCCTGCCTGTAGGAGGCTACGCTGACCTTATGG GAAGCAATGGTCCTCAGAAGTTCTGTATCGAGAAGGTGGGAAAAGAAAACTGGCTTCCCAGAAGTCACACGTG CTTTAACAGACTGGACCTGCCGCCCTACAAGAGCTACGAGCAACTAAAGGAGAAGCTGATGTTCGCCATCGAGGAGACCGAGGGCTTCGGACAGGAGTGA
- the itchb gene encoding itchy E3 ubiquitin protein ligase b isoform X3 produces the protein MKISEVVQTLQLCADREQTDVVGDLSVCLDGMTVDPEMFALSEADHHSTSNGESQPNGDHAQRPSRDSSPAVDGVEHRSSPSARRSVSASGSPLVSSGGSKPLRPPRPSRPPPPTPRRPTSSPASSSNGSAPPDGSDAQSGSDTPVRTPASGPSLTPESSPSAGSDRNSTPASSAGATATRPPTTNPPTTNPPTTNPVVTPRVPAVNTGPLPLGWEQRVDPNGRMYFVDHVEKRTTWERPEPLASGWERRVDQMGRVYFVDHITRTTTWQRPTMETVRNYEQWQHQRSQLQGAMQQFNQRFIFGLQDQVTATQNKEFDPLGPLPHGWEKRTDSNGRVYFVHHPTRSTQWEDPRTQGLLNEKPLPEGWEMRFTVDGIPYFVDHNRRSTTYIDPRTGKSSLENGPQITYVRDFKAKVQYFRFWCQQLSMPQHIKITVTRKTLFEDSFQQIMSFNAQDLRRRLWIIFPGEEGLDYGGVAREWFFLLSHEVLNPMYCLFEYAGKDNYCLQINPASYINPDHLKYFKFIGRFIAMALFHGKFIDTGFSLPFYKRILNKPLALKDLESVDPEFYNSLIWIKDNDIEECGLEMFFSVDKEILGEITTHDLKEGGGDMLVTEENKEEYIRLVAEWRLSRGVEEQTQAFFEGFNEVLPQQYLQYFDAKELEVMLCGMQEIDLADWQRNTIYRHYARSSKQIVWFWQFIKEMDNEKRMRLLQFVTGTCRLPVGGYADLMGSNGPQKFCIEKVGKENWLPRSHTCFNRLDLPPYKSYEQLKEKLMFAIEETEGFGQE, from the exons ATGAAAA TCTCTGAGGTGGTGCAGACCTTACAGctgtgtgcagacagagaacagacagatgTGGTGGGagatctgtctgtctgcctcgaCGGCATGACCGTTGACCCCGAGATGTTCGCCCTGTCCGAGGCTGACCATCACA gTACATCAAATGGGGAATCACAACCTAACGGGGATCATGCCCAAAG GCCGAGTCGAGACAGCTCTCCAGCTGTGGATGGCGTGGAGCACAGGTCCTCTCCCAGTGCTCGGAGGTCAGTGAGCGCCTCCGGGTCTCCCTTAGTGTCATCAGGGGGCTCAAAGCCTCTACGACCACCCAGGCCCTCTAGACCTCCTCCTCCGACTCCCCGCAGACCCACCTCTTCACCAG CGTCTTCCAGCAACGGCTCTGCACCACCTGATGGTAGTGATGCCCAGTCAGGTTCAGACACACCAGTACGAACACCTGCATCAGGACCCTCATTGACCCCAGAATCCAGTCCATCGGCAGGCTCAGACAGGAACTCCACACCGGCCTCCAGCGCAGGAGCGACAGCAACCAGACCGCCAACCACCAACCCACCAACCACCAACCCGCCAACCACCAACCCAGTGGTCACACCCAGGGTCCCTGCTGTCAATACCGGCCCACTGCCCCTGGG GTGGGAACAGAGGGTGGATCCGAATGGGAGGATGTATTTTGTCGATCATGTGGAAAAGAGAACGACGTGGGAACGCCCTGAACCATTGGCTTCTGG CTGGGAGCGTCGTGTCGACCAGATGGGGCGAGTCTACTTTGTCGACCACATCACAAGAACCACCACGTGGCAGCGCCCCACAATGGAGACGGTGCGGAACTACGAGCAGTGGCAGCACCAGCGCAGCCAGCTGCAGGGTGCCATGCAGCAGTTCAACCAGAGGTTCATCTTCGGG CTACAAGATCAGGTCACAGCCACTCAGAATAAGGAGTTTGATCCTCTTGGGCCTCTGCCGCATGGATGGG agaaGAGAACAGACTCCAATGGCAGAGTTTATTTTGTACATCACCCCACACGCTCAACACAGTGGGAGGACCCACGTACACAGgg GTTGCTCAATGAGAAGCCACTTCCAGAGGGATGGGAGATGAGGTTCACCGTCGATGGCATTCCCTACTTCGTAGACCACAACAGGAGATCCACCACCTACATCGACCCTCGCACTGGAAAGTCCTCACT TGAAAATGGACCTCAGATCACATACGTGCGTGACTTCAAGGCCAAAGTACAGTACTTCAGATTCTGGTGCCAG CAACTGTCAATGCCTCAACACATCAAGATAACAGTAACCAGAAAAACCCTCTTCGAGGACTCCTTCCAGCAG ATTATGAGTTTCAACGCTCAGGATCTACGAAGGAGACTATGGATCATCTTCCCTGGTGAAGAGGGCCTTGATTATGGAGGCGTTGCCAG GGAGTGGTTCTTCCTGTTGTCCCACGAGGTCTTGAACCCCATGTACTGCCTGTTTGAATACGCCGGTAAAGATAACTACTGTCTCCAGATCAACCCCGCCTCCTACATCAACCCTGACCACCTCAAGTATTTCAAGTTCATTGGACGCTTCATCGCCATG GCTCTTTTCCATGGCAAGTTCATCGACACTGGTTTCTCGCTGCCATTTTACAAGCGCATCCTAAACAAGCCATTGGCCCTGAAAGACCTGGAGTCAGTAGACCCTGAGTTCTACAACTCCCTCATTTGGATCAA GGACAACGACATTGAGGAGTGCGGGCTGGAGATGTTCTTCTCTGTTGACAAGGAGATCCTGGGGGAAATCACCACCCATGACCTgaaagaaggaggtggagacatGCTGGTCACAGAGGAGAACAAGGAGGAGTACATCAG GCTGGTAGCAGAGTGGAGGCTGTccagaggagtggaggagcagACACAGGCCTTTTTTGAAGGCTTCAATGAGGTCCTCCCTCAGCAGTACCTGCAGTACTTTGATGCTAAAGAGTTGGAG GTGATGCTGTGTGGCATGCAGGAGATCGACCTCGCAGACTGGCAACGAAACACCATCTACAGACATTACGCTCGCAGTAGCAAACAGATCGTCTGGTTCTGGCAG TTTATCAAGGAGATGGACAATGAGAAGAGAATGAGGCTGCTGCAGTTCGTCACCGGTACCTGTCGCCTGCCTGTAGGAGGCTACGCTGACCTTATGG GAAGCAATGGTCCTCAGAAGTTCTGTATCGAGAAGGTGGGAAAAGAAAACTGGCTTCCCAGAAGTCACACGTG CTTTAACAGACTGGACCTGCCGCCCTACAAGAGCTACGAGCAACTAAAGGAGAAGCTGATGTTCGCCATCGAGGAGACCGAGGGCTTCGGACAGGAGTGA
- the itchb gene encoding itchy E3 ubiquitin protein ligase b isoform X2 — MASGVTKSGTSNGYPMKAQLQIIVLSAKLKENKKNWFGPSPYVEVTVEGQSKKTEKCNNTHSPKWKQPLTVIVTPFSKLSFRVWSHQTLKSDVLLGIATLDISDTLKANDMKISEVVQTLQLCADREQTDVVGDLSVCLDGMTVDPEMFALSEADHHSTSNGESQPNGDHAQRPSRDSSPAVDGVEHRSSPSARRSVSASGSPLVSSGGSKPLRPPRPSRPPPPTPRRPTSSPASSSNGSAPPDGSDAQSGSDTPVRTPASGPSLTPESSPSAGSDRNSTPASSAGATATRPPTTNPPTTNPPTTNPVVTPRVPAVNTGPLPLGWERRVDQMGRVYFVDHITRTTTWQRPTMETVRNYEQWQHQRSQLQGAMQQFNQRFIFGLQDQVTATQNKEFDPLGPLPHGWEKRTDSNGRVYFVHHPTRSTQWEDPRTQGLLNEKPLPEGWEMRFTVDGIPYFVDHNRRSTTYIDPRTGKSSLENGPQITYVRDFKAKVQYFRFWCQQLSMPQHIKITVTRKTLFEDSFQQIMSFNAQDLRRRLWIIFPGEEGLDYGGVAREWFFLLSHEVLNPMYCLFEYAGKDNYCLQINPASYINPDHLKYFKFIGRFIAMALFHGKFIDTGFSLPFYKRILNKPLALKDLESVDPEFYNSLIWIKDNDIEECGLEMFFSVDKEILGEITTHDLKEGGGDMLVTEENKEEYIRLVAEWRLSRGVEEQTQAFFEGFNEVLPQQYLQYFDAKELEVMLCGMQEIDLADWQRNTIYRHYARSSKQIVWFWQFIKEMDNEKRMRLLQFVTGTCRLPVGGYADLMGSNGPQKFCIEKVGKENWLPRSHTCFNRLDLPPYKSYEQLKEKLMFAIEETEGFGQE, encoded by the exons ATGGCTAGTGGAGTCACCAAGTCGGGCACTTCCAATGGTTACCCTATGAAGGCACAGCTGCAAATCATTG TGCTATCAGCAAAACTCAAAGAGAACAAGAAAAACTGGTTTGGCCCCAGTCCTTACGTGGAAGTGACAGTCGAAGGCCAGTccaaaaaaactgagaaatgcAACAACACCCACAGCCCCAAATGGAAGCAGCCGCTCACTGT GATTGTGACTCCATTCAGCAAACTGTCATTTCGCGTGTGGAGCCACCAGACCCTGAAGTCAGACGTGTTGCTGGGCATTGCCACGCTGGACATCAGTGACACGCTCAAAGCTAATGACATGAAAA TCTCTGAGGTGGTGCAGACCTTACAGctgtgtgcagacagagaacagacagatgTGGTGGGagatctgtctgtctgcctcgaCGGCATGACCGTTGACCCCGAGATGTTCGCCCTGTCCGAGGCTGACCATCACA gTACATCAAATGGGGAATCACAACCTAACGGGGATCATGCCCAAAG GCCGAGTCGAGACAGCTCTCCAGCTGTGGATGGCGTGGAGCACAGGTCCTCTCCCAGTGCTCGGAGGTCAGTGAGCGCCTCCGGGTCTCCCTTAGTGTCATCAGGGGGCTCAAAGCCTCTACGACCACCCAGGCCCTCTAGACCTCCTCCTCCGACTCCCCGCAGACCCACCTCTTCACCAG CGTCTTCCAGCAACGGCTCTGCACCACCTGATGGTAGTGATGCCCAGTCAGGTTCAGACACACCAGTACGAACACCTGCATCAGGACCCTCATTGACCCCAGAATCCAGTCCATCGGCAGGCTCAGACAGGAACTCCACACCGGCCTCCAGCGCAGGAGCGACAGCAACCAGACCGCCAACCACCAACCCACCAACCACCAACCCGCCAACCACCAACCCAGTGGTCACACCCAGGGTCCCTGCTGTCAATACCGGCCCACTGCCCCTGGG CTGGGAGCGTCGTGTCGACCAGATGGGGCGAGTCTACTTTGTCGACCACATCACAAGAACCACCACGTGGCAGCGCCCCACAATGGAGACGGTGCGGAACTACGAGCAGTGGCAGCACCAGCGCAGCCAGCTGCAGGGTGCCATGCAGCAGTTCAACCAGAGGTTCATCTTCGGG CTACAAGATCAGGTCACAGCCACTCAGAATAAGGAGTTTGATCCTCTTGGGCCTCTGCCGCATGGATGGG agaaGAGAACAGACTCCAATGGCAGAGTTTATTTTGTACATCACCCCACACGCTCAACACAGTGGGAGGACCCACGTACACAGgg GTTGCTCAATGAGAAGCCACTTCCAGAGGGATGGGAGATGAGGTTCACCGTCGATGGCATTCCCTACTTCGTAGACCACAACAGGAGATCCACCACCTACATCGACCCTCGCACTGGAAAGTCCTCACT TGAAAATGGACCTCAGATCACATACGTGCGTGACTTCAAGGCCAAAGTACAGTACTTCAGATTCTGGTGCCAG CAACTGTCAATGCCTCAACACATCAAGATAACAGTAACCAGAAAAACCCTCTTCGAGGACTCCTTCCAGCAG ATTATGAGTTTCAACGCTCAGGATCTACGAAGGAGACTATGGATCATCTTCCCTGGTGAAGAGGGCCTTGATTATGGAGGCGTTGCCAG GGAGTGGTTCTTCCTGTTGTCCCACGAGGTCTTGAACCCCATGTACTGCCTGTTTGAATACGCCGGTAAAGATAACTACTGTCTCCAGATCAACCCCGCCTCCTACATCAACCCTGACCACCTCAAGTATTTCAAGTTCATTGGACGCTTCATCGCCATG GCTCTTTTCCATGGCAAGTTCATCGACACTGGTTTCTCGCTGCCATTTTACAAGCGCATCCTAAACAAGCCATTGGCCCTGAAAGACCTGGAGTCAGTAGACCCTGAGTTCTACAACTCCCTCATTTGGATCAA GGACAACGACATTGAGGAGTGCGGGCTGGAGATGTTCTTCTCTGTTGACAAGGAGATCCTGGGGGAAATCACCACCCATGACCTgaaagaaggaggtggagacatGCTGGTCACAGAGGAGAACAAGGAGGAGTACATCAG GCTGGTAGCAGAGTGGAGGCTGTccagaggagtggaggagcagACACAGGCCTTTTTTGAAGGCTTCAATGAGGTCCTCCCTCAGCAGTACCTGCAGTACTTTGATGCTAAAGAGTTGGAG GTGATGCTGTGTGGCATGCAGGAGATCGACCTCGCAGACTGGCAACGAAACACCATCTACAGACATTACGCTCGCAGTAGCAAACAGATCGTCTGGTTCTGGCAG TTTATCAAGGAGATGGACAATGAGAAGAGAATGAGGCTGCTGCAGTTCGTCACCGGTACCTGTCGCCTGCCTGTAGGAGGCTACGCTGACCTTATGG GAAGCAATGGTCCTCAGAAGTTCTGTATCGAGAAGGTGGGAAAAGAAAACTGGCTTCCCAGAAGTCACACGTG CTTTAACAGACTGGACCTGCCGCCCTACAAGAGCTACGAGCAACTAAAGGAGAAGCTGATGTTCGCCATCGAGGAGACCGAGGGCTTCGGACAGGAGTGA